A region from the Vibrio sp. SS-MA-C1-2 genome encodes:
- a CDS encoding DsbA family protein: MRKFLALSILAINLLVTPFVSAAPLTSSQKQELEQINKILTENPDIIEALHASLQSYLASQVTMEDTLVASHDYLYNNPVHPTLGSDKPELTIINFTDYNCYYCKKLEGGMVEVLKDYPQIKVVNVLLPFQQRIITGMNISSAEFAMDVWQNHRDKFAEVHKLMLAKPGKLDKAAMIKITERTGTQSSLTPNPKYKGVVQQNSQIFSNLGLRGTPSLIIGEQIIPGYMPKDQLEAAIKRALNAQS, translated from the coding sequence ATGAGAAAATTTTTAGCTTTATCAATCTTGGCAATTAACTTATTGGTCACTCCTTTTGTTTCTGCTGCACCGTTAACAAGCAGTCAAAAACAAGAATTAGAGCAGATCAATAAAATTCTGACTGAGAACCCAGATATTATTGAAGCGTTACATGCAAGTTTACAGAGTTACCTTGCATCTCAGGTCACGATGGAAGATACCTTAGTTGCGAGTCATGATTACCTATACAACAATCCAGTTCATCCTACTTTAGGTTCTGATAAGCCTGAACTGACTATTATTAATTTCACTGATTATAACTGTTATTACTGTAAGAAGCTTGAAGGCGGCATGGTAGAAGTACTGAAAGACTACCCACAAATTAAGGTTGTTAATGTTTTACTGCCATTTCAGCAGCGAATCATTACGGGTATGAATATCAGTTCTGCGGAATTTGCGATGGATGTGTGGCAAAATCACAGAGATAAGTTCGCGGAAGTACATAAACTGATGTTAGCTAAACCGGGTAAACTTGACAAAGCTGCGATGATTAAGATTACTGAGCGTACAGGCACTCAAAGTTCTTTAACACCGAACCCTAAATATAAAGGGGTTGTACAACAAAATAGCCAGATCTTCTCGAACCTAGGTTTACGTGGTACACCAAGTTTAATCATTGGTGAGCAGATTATCCCTGGTTATATGCCAAAAGATCAACTTGAAGCAGCAATTAAAAGAGCCCTTAACGCTCAATCTTAA
- a CDS encoding protein-disulfide reductase DsbD — protein MLIKTARKRFTILTPIFSTLILGVMVLFSHMTMASEPLSTGWLTNPNHPPAKVNVMFTGEVDKNTNTLNAVIDVELDNEWKTYWRTPGEGGISPSLAWQASSNVAAINWLWPIPKYYEQLGLMTLGYKHEVVYPLQVQVDDLNTATKVEGVLTLPTCTDICVLTDYPFSLDLPPANQLNTNSDTFFLYQKALSKVPVSSNQTKVEAASFDKNSQKLQVKLTNDKVWENPQILIDGKDVEDDSFLQPDIKIEGTELTATFAVTNWLGEAELVGKNVQITVSDNQFNRELSAQIDGAPFVIQKDSSIIKLLFFALIGGLILNVMPCVLPVIGLKINTILLNNNKSSRLVRMQFLASAAGIIFSFWLLSAGLIAIKLTGNVIGWGIQFQSPIFLAFMLIITVLFTANLFGIFEIQLPGRFSTSIANKGGDSVVGYFVQGMFATLLATPCSAPFLGTAVGFALTSNILTMFAIFTFLGLGMALPWLLLAIFPKSIAILPKPGAWMNKVKLFFGLMMFATTLWLLSLLTIHIGTAATIGLLVALIVIFFGLLIKKQGVRAAAILFSSLVLIGGCGFFVASMTSEHWSTPIVDELEWQPLQEQSIQQYVAEGKTVFVDVTADWCITCKANKLGVILQDPVNSRLQDQNMILMKGDWTRPSEKITNFLKKHNSAGVPLNIVYGPKYPNGITLPVILTDKDVLTAIDRVNPNFGQ, from the coding sequence ATGTTAATTAAAACAGCAAGAAAGCGATTTACAATATTAACTCCTATTTTTAGCACCTTAATTTTAGGTGTTATGGTTTTATTTAGTCATATGACTATGGCCTCTGAGCCATTATCGACAGGATGGCTGACCAATCCTAATCACCCGCCGGCAAAAGTCAATGTGATGTTTACCGGTGAAGTTGATAAGAATACCAATACGTTAAATGCAGTCATCGATGTTGAGCTAGATAACGAATGGAAAACCTATTGGCGTACTCCAGGAGAAGGGGGTATTTCACCAAGCTTAGCATGGCAAGCTTCAAGTAATGTAGCGGCTATCAATTGGTTATGGCCGATACCTAAATACTATGAACAGTTAGGTTTAATGACGTTGGGTTATAAGCATGAGGTGGTTTACCCGCTTCAAGTACAGGTTGATGATCTCAATACCGCAACTAAAGTAGAAGGGGTACTAACGCTGCCCACCTGTACTGATATTTGTGTATTGACGGATTATCCATTTTCATTAGATTTGCCGCCTGCAAACCAATTAAACACCAATAGTGACACGTTCTTTTTATATCAGAAAGCACTCTCTAAGGTACCTGTTAGTAGTAATCAAACCAAAGTAGAGGCTGCATCTTTTGATAAAAATAGTCAAAAATTACAAGTTAAACTTACTAACGATAAAGTTTGGGAAAATCCACAAATATTAATTGATGGTAAAGATGTTGAAGATGATAGTTTTCTCCAGCCTGATATTAAAATTGAAGGTACAGAATTAACCGCGACCTTTGCGGTAACTAATTGGCTAGGTGAGGCTGAACTTGTTGGTAAAAATGTTCAAATCACAGTATCAGATAACCAATTTAATCGAGAGCTTTCGGCTCAGATAGATGGTGCGCCTTTTGTTATTCAAAAAGATAGTTCGATAATAAAACTGCTGTTTTTTGCTTTGATTGGCGGTTTAATTCTCAATGTTATGCCTTGCGTGTTACCTGTTATTGGATTGAAAATTAATACTATTTTACTCAACAATAATAAAAGTAGCCGACTGGTTAGAATGCAATTTTTAGCTTCTGCAGCGGGAATAATTTTCTCTTTTTGGTTATTGAGTGCAGGGTTAATTGCCATAAAACTCACTGGTAATGTCATCGGTTGGGGGATCCAGTTTCAAAGCCCGATCTTTTTAGCCTTTATGTTAATCATTACGGTACTCTTTACTGCAAACTTATTCGGTATTTTTGAGATTCAATTACCGGGACGTTTTTCAACATCCATCGCGAATAAAGGTGGGGATTCTGTTGTTGGATACTTTGTTCAAGGGATGTTTGCGACTTTATTGGCAACACCTTGTAGTGCACCGTTCCTAGGAACTGCCGTTGGCTTTGCATTAACATCGAACATCTTGACCATGTTTGCGATATTTACCTTCTTAGGGTTGGGGATGGCGCTACCTTGGTTACTGCTGGCTATTTTCCCGAAAAGCATTGCTATATTGCCGAAACCGGGAGCGTGGATGAACAAAGTTAAACTTTTCTTTGGTTTGATGATGTTTGCAACAACGTTATGGCTTCTTAGCCTATTAACGATTCATATTGGAACAGCAGCGACAATTGGGTTGCTGGTTGCACTTATTGTGATTTTCTTTGGTTTGTTGATTAAAAAGCAAGGCGTAAGAGCGGCGGCCATTTTATTCTCTTCATTAGTACTTATTGGTGGTTGTGGCTTCTTTGTTGCAAGCATGACCAGTGAACATTGGTCAACACCGATAGTGGATGAATTAGAATGGCAACCTCTACAAGAGCAGAGTATTCAACAATATGTAGCTGAAGGGAAAACGGTCTTTGTTGATGTGACTGCTGATTGGTGTATCACATGTAAAGCCAATAAATTGGGCGTTATTCTGCAAGATCCGGTCAACTCAAGATTACAGGATCAAAATATGATTTTAATGAAAGGGGATTGGACACGTCCAAGTGAAAAAATCACTAACTTCCTTAAAAAGCATAATAGCGCAGGTGTTCCATTGAATATCGTTTATGGGCCTAAATACCCAAATGGCATAACACTGCCTGTTATCTTAACGGATAAAGATGTATTAACGGCAATAGATCGCGTAAATCCAAATTTTGGACAATAA
- a CDS encoding alpha-glucosidase yields MKLSYSDNHLTITHKNNTVFSHSIDAPAIFLGVGEGNFDMYRGNFDITDYVVERTALRQFKVEEIENDGKVSYSISFFANSNVALNLLVSETKEERLKVAFEAADKTFNRFWFRVAATEEEKVFGCGEQLTYFNLRGKNFPLWSSEPGVGRNKNSYVTWQADVHDKAGGDYYNTNYPQPTFVSDKKYFCHLETTAYADFNFTNDGFHELQCWDIPQYLLLGSEETFVDLMTNITDHFGRQPALPDWVYNGVILGIQGGTDLTFEKIQQAKDADIELAAVWNQDWQGIKMTSFGKRLQWDWQWNKALYPELDTKIHQLKEDGVRFLGYINPYVLEDFPLYNEAKALGYLATKEDGSKYVVDFGEFYCGVVDFTNPDACEWYKGVIKTNMIDFGLDGWMGDFGEYLPTDCSLSNGVSAEIEHNKWPYRWAKVQHEAIEESGKTDDILFFMRAGGAGIQGYCHTLWAGDQSVDWCIDDGLASVIPAALSSGLMGNGIHHSDIGGYTTLHGMKRDKELLQRWFEMAAFTPIMRTHEGNRPGDNHQYDTDAETLAHTSRMSKMYKHLKPYIKAAVEENAAKGIPVQRPLFMHYEQDSEAYDIKFEYLFGRDLLVAPVYNQGEVEKAVYLPDDEWVHVWTGDTYTGGHITVDAPIGQPAVFYRKDSEHVELFKALNDI; encoded by the coding sequence GTGAAACTATCTTATAGCGACAACCACCTCACCATCACCCATAAAAATAACACCGTATTTAGCCACTCAATTGACGCGCCAGCGATCTTCTTGGGTGTCGGTGAAGGTAATTTCGATATGTATCGTGGTAACTTTGATATCACAGACTACGTGGTTGAGCGTACCGCTTTGCGTCAATTTAAAGTGGAAGAAATTGAGAATGATGGCAAAGTAAGCTACAGCATTTCATTTTTTGCAAACTCAAACGTTGCGTTGAATCTTCTGGTGTCTGAAACCAAAGAAGAGCGCCTAAAAGTGGCGTTTGAAGCGGCTGATAAGACCTTTAACCGTTTTTGGTTCCGTGTTGCTGCAACAGAAGAGGAAAAAGTCTTCGGTTGTGGTGAGCAGTTAACGTATTTCAACCTGCGCGGTAAAAACTTCCCACTGTGGTCTTCTGAGCCGGGTGTGGGTCGTAATAAAAATAGCTATGTGACATGGCAAGCGGACGTTCATGATAAAGCGGGCGGTGATTACTACAATACTAACTACCCACAGCCGACCTTTGTGTCCGATAAGAAGTATTTCTGTCATTTAGAAACCACCGCCTATGCCGACTTTAACTTCACCAATGACGGCTTCCATGAGCTGCAGTGTTGGGACATTCCACAATACTTATTGCTTGGCAGTGAAGAGACCTTTGTTGATTTAATGACCAATATTACTGACCACTTTGGTCGCCAACCTGCGTTGCCAGATTGGGTCTATAATGGCGTCATCCTTGGTATTCAAGGGGGCACTGACCTGACCTTTGAAAAGATCCAACAAGCAAAAGACGCGGATATTGAGCTAGCTGCAGTGTGGAACCAAGACTGGCAAGGGATCAAGATGACGTCGTTCGGTAAGCGTCTTCAGTGGGATTGGCAGTGGAACAAAGCGTTGTACCCTGAGCTTGATACGAAGATCCACCAACTTAAAGAAGACGGTGTCCGTTTCTTAGGTTACATCAACCCGTATGTACTGGAAGATTTCCCACTTTATAACGAAGCCAAAGCCTTAGGGTATTTAGCGACCAAAGAAGATGGCTCGAAATATGTGGTCGATTTTGGTGAGTTCTACTGTGGCGTGGTTGATTTTACCAACCCGGATGCATGTGAGTGGTATAAAGGGGTGATAAAAACCAACATGATCGATTTCGGCCTAGACGGTTGGATGGGTGATTTTGGGGAATATCTGCCAACAGATTGTTCATTAAGCAACGGCGTGAGTGCAGAAATTGAACATAATAAATGGCCATACCGTTGGGCAAAAGTACAGCACGAAGCGATTGAAGAGTCAGGTAAAACCGACGATATTCTGTTCTTCATGCGTGCAGGCGGTGCGGGCATTCAAGGTTACTGTCACACGTTATGGGCGGGCGATCAGTCTGTTGACTGGTGCATTGATGATGGGTTAGCGTCAGTGATCCCAGCTGCGCTCTCTTCAGGCCTAATGGGGAATGGTATTCACCACAGTGACATCGGTGGTTATACCACACTGCACGGCATGAAGCGTGATAAAGAGTTGTTGCAACGTTGGTTCGAGATGGCGGCATTTACCCCGATCATGCGTACCCATGAAGGTAACCGTCCGGGTGATAACCACCAGTATGATACCGATGCAGAGACGTTGGCGCACACGTCACGCATGAGTAAAATGTATAAGCACCTTAAGCCTTACATTAAAGCTGCCGTTGAAGAAAATGCAGCCAAAGGTATTCCGGTTCAGCGACCACTGTTCATGCATTATGAGCAAGATAGTGAAGCGTACGACATTAAGTTTGAGTACCTATTCGGCCGTGATCTACTGGTTGCCCCGGTTTATAACCAAGGTGAAGTCGAAAAAGCGGTTTACCTGCCTGACGATGAGTGGGTTCATGTTTGGACTGGCGATACTTACACCGGTGGTCACATCACGGTTGATGCCCCAATTGGTCAGCCTGCGGTATTCTACCGTAAAGACAGTGAGCATGTTGAGTTGTTTAAAGCGTTAAATGATATCTAA
- the dctP gene encoding TRAP transporter substrate-binding protein DctP: MKKTLLAVAATTLLMAGAANAAKYKLTVPHVTNLDGYNHQSLLVFKNYVENRSNGQIQVDIYPSGQLCGTAKECLAGVQAGMFDYFQTTVPELAYYWEPMSALDLPYILPNDRVAECVYNNDEFVGEMRGKLLQKMPNVRLMMVSNSGGWRNIATTKKEIHSPADVEGLKLRTVPAPIQQELVKQLGGAPTPIAWPEVYTALSTGVVDGTKNGITDIVMNRFQESLNYIVLDGHAYMGGAWVFNNAKFNAFPDELKKVVIDGAAAQNQYLRAYPKHQEFEAYEEFRKAGGKVYNPTAEEREAFKTAAKPVRDFFLEESGAEGAAWLQRVEDQIGLCEAKIQTSYDIQTK; this comes from the coding sequence ATGAAAAAGACATTATTAGCCGTTGCAGCCACCACCCTGTTAATGGCAGGCGCGGCCAATGCAGCCAAATATAAGCTAACGGTTCCCCACGTGACCAACTTAGATGGGTATAACCACCAGTCGCTGCTTGTGTTTAAAAACTATGTAGAAAACCGCTCAAACGGTCAGATCCAAGTGGATATTTACCCATCAGGCCAGCTTTGTGGTACCGCCAAAGAGTGTTTAGCGGGTGTGCAAGCGGGGATGTTTGATTACTTCCAAACCACGGTGCCAGAGCTCGCGTACTACTGGGAGCCAATGAGTGCATTGGATTTACCTTATATTTTACCCAACGATCGCGTTGCTGAGTGTGTTTATAACAACGATGAGTTTGTCGGTGAAATGCGTGGCAAGTTACTGCAAAAAATGCCGAATGTTCGTCTAATGATGGTCTCTAACTCAGGCGGCTGGCGTAACATTGCCACCACCAAAAAAGAGATCCACTCTCCTGCGGATGTGGAAGGCCTGAAGTTACGTACCGTGCCGGCACCCATCCAACAAGAGCTTGTGAAGCAGTTGGGCGGCGCACCAACCCCTATCGCGTGGCCAGAAGTGTATACCGCATTGTCAACGGGTGTCGTGGATGGCACCAAAAATGGCATTACAGACATCGTGATGAACCGTTTCCAAGAAAGCTTAAACTACATCGTGCTTGATGGCCATGCCTACATGGGCGGGGCATGGGTCTTCAATAACGCGAAATTTAACGCTTTCCCGGATGAGTTGAAAAAAGTGGTTATCGACGGCGCAGCGGCACAGAACCAGTACCTGCGTGCTTACCCTAAACACCAAGAATTTGAAGCTTACGAAGAGTTCCGTAAAGCCGGGGGTAAAGTCTATAACCCAACAGCCGAAGAGCGTGAAGCCTTTAAAACGGCGGCAAAACCGGTTCGTGATTTCTTCTTAGAAGAGTCGGGTGCTGAAGGCGCGGCATGGTTACAACGCGTTGAAGATCAAATTGGCTTGTGTGAAGCGAAAATCCAAACCTCATACGATATCCAAACAAAATAG
- a CDS encoding TRAP transporter large permease, with protein MVSPIFILYFLFFLLVGVPVIFALGLSPIITFFQNDQVLFINMLYQRLYSGLDNFLLLALPFFMLAGECMSSGGITPRIISFAQTRVQHMKGGLGHVVILASTLFGALTGSAVAATSAIGNMLIPEMTKYKYDTAYSAALTAAATVLGTIIPPSGIMLIYAFVMNTSVAAMFMAGIVPGLIFCLGLMVVNRIQITKFPDVQPIERATKLERKQSLQMAILPLMTPVIILGGIYGGIFTPTEAAAVAVLYAIFLSVFVLKVTNLKATYALFAKVAVNAAAVLIIVAAASGFASAISFSGISKDVADFFNGITDNPYLLFFIINIFLFVVGMFLDAGPAILIFAPIIAPIMINAGIDPVHFGVVMVSNLSIGLATPPMGLVLFVASGVSGVSLQKISKAIIPFLIVEFLIIFLLSFFPQLVIGLPKLLGVM; from the coding sequence ATGGTTTCTCCAATTTTCATTCTTTATTTTTTATTCTTTTTACTTGTCGGTGTGCCGGTTATTTTTGCACTGGGTTTATCCCCGATTATTACCTTTTTCCAGAATGACCAAGTGCTCTTTATTAACATGCTTTACCAGCGTTTATATTCTGGTTTAGATAACTTCTTATTACTGGCCTTGCCGTTCTTTATGTTGGCGGGTGAGTGCATGTCAAGCGGCGGTATTACGCCTCGTATCATTAGTTTTGCCCAGACCCGTGTTCAACACATGAAAGGGGGATTGGGTCATGTGGTTATCTTGGCATCGACCCTGTTTGGTGCACTGACAGGCTCCGCGGTGGCCGCAACGTCAGCGATTGGTAATATGTTGATCCCAGAGATGACAAAGTATAAGTATGACACGGCTTACTCTGCGGCATTAACGGCGGCGGCAACGGTACTGGGAACGATTATTCCTCCATCGGGTATCATGCTGATTTATGCCTTTGTGATGAACACCTCGGTGGCGGCGATGTTCATGGCCGGTATCGTCCCGGGACTGATTTTCTGTCTCGGTCTGATGGTGGTGAACCGTATTCAAATTACCAAATTCCCGGATGTTCAGCCAATTGAGCGTGCCACCAAGCTTGAGCGTAAGCAGAGTTTGCAGATGGCTATTTTACCTCTTATGACGCCTGTGATTATTTTGGGTGGCATTTATGGTGGTATCTTTACGCCGACAGAAGCCGCTGCGGTTGCTGTGCTGTACGCCATCTTCTTGTCTGTTTTTGTTTTAAAAGTGACCAACTTAAAAGCAACGTACGCCCTATTTGCAAAAGTGGCGGTCAATGCGGCCGCGGTACTGATTATCGTGGCGGCGGCGAGTGGGTTTGCATCGGCGATTAGTTTCTCGGGTATCTCGAAAGACGTGGCTGACTTCTTTAATGGCATTACTGATAACCCATACTTACTGTTCTTCATCATCAACATCTTCTTGTTTGTGGTGGGCATGTTCTTGGATGCGGGCCCAGCGATCTTAATCTTCGCCCCAATCATTGCCCCAATCATGATCAATGCCGGGATTGACCCTGTGCACTTTGGTGTGGTGATGGTCTCTAACTTATCAATCGGTTTAGCAACCCCTCCGATGGGCTTGGTGTTGTTTGTTGCCTCGGGGGTCTCCGGTGTCTCACTGCAGAAGATATCGAAAGCGATTATCCCGTTCTTAATTGTCGAGTTTTTAATTATCTTCCTACTTTCATTCTTCCCTCAATTAGTGATTGGGCTGCCGAAGTTGTTAGGTGTGATGTAA
- a CDS encoding TRAP transporter small permease: MFNKIADTLNIINAPLAKLTSKISGVLLLIMTVIVLLQVGCRYIFNLPLSWTDEASRFLMIYMTYLCLPIIYLQDKNIAMTFITDKVKGSRVYHLMMIFTHVLSLILFFVWIKFGMVFFETGAVSANSLPIPMYVVYIIPPVMLGVSCLYAVQKLCISLDLFIHFNKSKEQFVANVAK, encoded by the coding sequence ATGTTTAACAAAATTGCAGATACGCTAAATATAATCAATGCGCCCCTTGCTAAACTTACCTCTAAAATTAGTGGTGTTTTGCTTTTAATTATGACGGTTATCGTACTCCTTCAGGTGGGGTGTCGTTATATCTTCAACTTACCATTGAGTTGGACCGATGAAGCCTCCCGTTTTTTAATGATCTACATGACGTATCTCTGTCTGCCGATTATCTATCTTCAAGATAAAAATATCGCCATGACCTTTATTACTGACAAAGTGAAAGGCTCTCGCGTTTATCACTTGATGATGATCTTTACCCATGTGCTTAGCTTAATCTTATTCTTTGTTTGGATTAAATTTGGCATGGTGTTTTTTGAAACCGGTGCGGTGAGTGCCAACAGTTTACCTATCCCAATGTACGTGGTGTATATCATTCCACCGGTGATGTTAGGGGTGTCATGCCTGTACGCAGTTCAAAAACTGTGTATTTCTCTCGATTTATTTATTCATTTTAATAAATCAAAAGAACAATTTGTTGCTAACGTCGCTAAGTAG
- a CDS encoding DeoR/GlpR family DNA-binding transcription regulator, protein MIRNPRQEHLYKLVNKQGYCSVDELAEELDVSTQTIRRDIKKMSDVEMIIRHHGGASSISSTVNLDFDIRKNTDVSKKDAIGKMVADSIPEGASLFLTIGTTTEAIAQHLVNKKNLQIMTNSVRIANLLYKHHDVVTPSGKIKAFNGGIVGSEAMNFISKFRFDYLITSAGSIDSDGSFLDYDMNEVEVVQMVKQNSRQTIVALDSTKFIPKGSIELFNIGDITTFFSDVEPPSSVSLVAKEHDVEVKVF, encoded by the coding sequence ATGATTAGAAACCCAAGACAAGAACATCTATATAAACTCGTTAATAAGCAAGGATATTGCTCTGTTGATGAGTTAGCTGAAGAGTTAGATGTATCAACTCAGACAATTCGTCGTGATATCAAAAAAATGAGCGATGTTGAAATGATCATTCGCCATCATGGTGGCGCTAGTTCAATTTCCTCAACCGTTAATCTTGATTTTGATATCAGAAAGAATACTGATGTTAGTAAAAAAGATGCTATCGGAAAAATGGTCGCTGACTCTATTCCTGAAGGTGCTTCCTTATTCTTAACAATAGGAACAACAACCGAGGCGATAGCCCAACACCTTGTAAATAAAAAGAATTTGCAGATAATGACCAACAGTGTTCGTATTGCAAATCTTCTTTATAAACACCATGATGTTGTAACGCCGAGTGGAAAAATTAAGGCCTTCAATGGGGGGATTGTGGGTAGTGAGGCAATGAACTTTATTTCAAAGTTTCGCTTTGACTACTTAATTACAAGTGCTGGTTCTATTGATTCAGATGGCTCATTTCTTGATTATGATATGAATGAAGTCGAAGTCGTACAAATGGTTAAACAAAATTCACGTCAAACCATTGTTGCACTTGATTCGACTAAGTTTATTCCTAAAGGATCGATTGAATTGTTTAATATTGGCGATATAACAACATTTTTTAGTGATGTTGAACCGCCTAGTTCAGTCTCTTTGGTTGCAAAAGAACATGATGTAGAAGTTAAAGTATTTTAA
- a CDS encoding PfkB family carbohydrate kinase → MTIACVGITVLDRVFQVNNLPDHGGKFVANNYFEVGGGPAATAAVAVKRLGHDVEFIGRFGGDSVADAMSAEFEQYGVGLNHKVVIPDASSAFSAVVVDDSGERMIINYQDSTLSTSIEALKDIDFSKFSAILCDVRWVAGAKYALEQGRKFNIPTILDADITPEPMDELVALADHVAFSEVGLVNFSGETDPEAGLLIAQAKTDGQVYVTVGSKGCYWLESGNLCHKAGKKITVVDTTGAGDTFHGALAVAVAENMENEYAVNFSNSVAALKCTKLGGREGIPTRTQVEQYIKDDL, encoded by the coding sequence ATGACAATCGCATGTGTTGGTATTACTGTTTTAGATCGTGTATTTCAAGTGAATAACTTACCTGATCATGGTGGTAAGTTTGTTGCGAATAACTACTTTGAAGTTGGTGGAGGACCTGCGGCAACTGCGGCTGTTGCAGTTAAACGCCTTGGGCATGATGTTGAATTTATAGGTCGTTTTGGTGGTGATTCCGTTGCTGATGCTATGTCAGCTGAATTTGAACAATATGGTGTTGGGCTAAATCATAAAGTTGTTATTCCTGATGCTTCATCTGCATTCTCTGCTGTTGTGGTAGATGATTCTGGTGAAAGAATGATTATAAACTACCAAGATTCAACACTGTCTACATCTATTGAAGCATTAAAAGATATCGATTTTTCTAAATTTAGCGCGATTTTATGTGATGTTCGTTGGGTTGCAGGTGCGAAATATGCCCTAGAACAAGGGCGTAAATTTAATATACCAACTATACTTGATGCAGATATTACACCTGAGCCAATGGATGAACTTGTTGCACTCGCTGATCATGTTGCATTCTCAGAAGTAGGATTAGTCAACTTTAGTGGTGAAACAGACCCTGAAGCTGGACTTTTAATTGCTCAAGCTAAAACAGATGGTCAAGTTTATGTTACAGTAGGTTCAAAAGGCTGTTATTGGTTGGAAAGTGGTAATTTATGTCATAAAGCTGGCAAGAAAATTACAGTTGTGGATACAACAGGTGCTGGCGATACTTTCCATGGTGCTTTAGCAGTGGCTGTGGCTGAAAATATGGAAAATGAATATGCTGTTAACTTCTCTAACAGTGTTGCTGCATTAAAATGTACTAAATTAGGTGGAAGGGAAGGAATCCCGACACGTACTCAAGTTGAACAATATATAAAAGATGACTTATGA
- a CDS encoding aldose epimerase family protein: MMKHSIQPWGHIPQQAIDVSLITMTNSHGISISVSNFGCIVTSIIVPDRNGHCEDIVLGYETLEQYLNGHPFFGAVAGRYANRISDGQFQLDGVKFQLETNELPTSQHLHGGKQGFDKFVWDYVIEERSEATYIHFTRLSRDGESGYPGNLMVTHTIGLDEKNQVHYNFKSVTDAPTVINLVNHSYYNLAGHNSGSTENQELKLNADFYTPVKTNNIPTGEIKAVVGTYFDFTSSKTIGENSLQAENKLIDHNFIINKKVMEDQYALAAEMFDPESGRRMRVLTTQPAFQFYNGAKLSNKHWIGKGGYKYESLSGICLETQHYPDSPNQPHFPSTRLNPNEIFEEKTIHQFFIG, encoded by the coding sequence ATGATGAAGCATTCAATTCAACCTTGGGGACATATTCCTCAGCAAGCTATAGATGTATCACTGATCACAATGACAAACAGTCACGGAATTTCCATTTCTGTTTCAAATTTTGGCTGTATTGTCACATCTATTATCGTTCCAGACCGAAATGGTCATTGTGAAGATATCGTTTTAGGTTATGAAACATTAGAACAATATTTAAATGGCCATCCTTTTTTTGGTGCGGTTGCTGGTCGATACGCAAATCGAATTAGTGATGGTCAATTCCAATTAGATGGCGTTAAATTCCAATTAGAAACCAATGAACTACCGACTAGTCAGCATCTTCATGGTGGGAAGCAAGGTTTTGATAAATTCGTTTGGGATTATGTTATTGAAGAGAGAAGTGAAGCAACTTATATTCACTTTACTCGTCTATCTAGAGATGGTGAGTCTGGTTATCCGGGTAATCTAATGGTAACACACACCATCGGTCTTGATGAAAAGAACCAAGTTCACTACAACTTTAAATCAGTGACAGATGCTCCAACAGTTATTAATTTAGTCAACCACAGTTATTATAACTTAGCGGGTCATAATTCGGGTTCAACTGAAAACCAAGAATTGAAATTGAATGCGGACTTTTACACTCCAGTAAAAACAAATAATATTCCAACCGGTGAAATCAAAGCGGTTGTTGGCACTTATTTTGATTTCACTTCAAGTAAAACAATTGGTGAAAACAGCCTGCAAGCAGAAAATAAACTCATTGACCATAACTTTATTATTAATAAAAAAGTTATGGAAGATCAATATGCACTTGCAGCTGAAATGTTTGACCCTGAATCAGGGCGAAGAATGAGGGTGTTAACAACTCAGCCTGCTTTTCAGTTTTATAATGGTGCAAAACTTTCAAATAAACATTGGATTGGCAAAGGTGGCTATAAGTATGAATCACTCTCTGGTATCTGCTTGGAAACACAGCACTATCCAGATAGCCCTAATCAACCTCATTTCCCTTCAACTCGTTTAAATCCTAATGAGATATTTGAAGAGAAAACGATTCATCAATTTTTTATTGGTTAA